Proteins encoded within one genomic window of Chloroflexota bacterium:
- a CDS encoding YlxR family protein — protein sequence MAVDPSGRRSGRGAYLCVDGACRATALEKGGLGRALEISLSDDVRAYLAGDPPAHDQMIETRGGTHGQE from the coding sequence ATGGCCGTCGACCCGTCGGGCCGGCGCTCCGGCCGAGGCGCGTACCTGTGCGTGGACGGCGCCTGTCGAGCGACCGCCCTCGAGAAGGGTGGACTCGGACGCGCCCTCGAGATCTCGCTGTCGGACGACGTGCGCGCGTATCTCGCCGGCGACCCGCCGGCTCATGACCAGATGATCGAAACCCGAGGAGGGACCCATGGCCAGGAGTAG
- the nusA gene encoding transcription termination/antitermination protein NusA, producing MSREFVGALLQLNAEKQVPREQLIHTIEDAIQAAWRRTEGDEDIQVRIDGETGRIHAFRARTVVADVEDPATEFTLDEARHHDPAAQLGDLVQTEELDPQHFGRIHAQTAKQVVLQRLREAERDVVFDQFASREGEMITGTVNRVEPRAIILDVGKGVEAILATTEQSTVEHYRIGQNVKAFVLEVRRSTRGPQIFVSRTHKGFLRRLFELEVPEIHAGTVEIKAIAREAGSRSKVAVASRQDGLDPVGATVGQRGARVQSVVAELGGEKIDVIPWNDDPAVFVANALSPAQVLGVDIDEERRIASVTVPERMLSLAIGREGQNARLAAKLSGWRIDIRSDVSVAEAKAAAEAKVTDAPAAGEAPAAAVAGEAPAAGEAPAAAVADALPADPPTTRPARAKRSPASTAGGEVAS from the coding sequence ATGAGTCGAGAATTCGTGGGTGCCCTTCTCCAGCTCAACGCCGAGAAGCAGGTCCCGCGCGAACAGCTCATCCACACGATCGAGGACGCCATCCAGGCCGCCTGGCGGCGCACGGAAGGCGACGAGGACATCCAGGTCCGGATCGACGGCGAGACCGGCCGCATCCATGCCTTTCGCGCCCGCACCGTCGTGGCAGATGTGGAAGACCCGGCGACGGAGTTCACCCTTGACGAGGCCCGCCACCACGACCCGGCCGCCCAGCTCGGGGACCTCGTCCAGACCGAGGAGCTCGATCCGCAGCACTTCGGCCGGATCCATGCCCAGACCGCGAAGCAGGTCGTCCTGCAGCGGCTCCGGGAAGCGGAACGGGACGTCGTCTTCGATCAGTTCGCGAGTCGCGAGGGCGAGATGATCACCGGGACGGTGAACCGCGTCGAGCCTCGGGCGATCATCCTCGACGTCGGCAAGGGCGTGGAGGCCATCCTTGCGACCACCGAGCAGTCGACCGTCGAGCACTACCGCATCGGCCAGAACGTCAAGGCCTTCGTGCTCGAGGTCCGGCGCTCGACGCGGGGCCCGCAGATCTTCGTCAGTCGGACCCACAAGGGCTTCCTCCGCCGGCTGTTCGAGCTCGAGGTGCCGGAGATCCACGCCGGGACGGTGGAGATCAAGGCGATCGCCCGCGAGGCGGGCAGCCGCAGCAAGGTCGCCGTCGCGAGCCGGCAGGACGGCCTCGATCCGGTGGGCGCGACCGTGGGCCAGCGCGGCGCCCGGGTCCAGTCCGTCGTCGCCGAGCTCGGTGGCGAGAAGATCGACGTCATCCCGTGGAACGACGACCCTGCCGTCTTCGTCGCGAACGCGCTTTCGCCTGCCCAGGTCCTCGGGGTCGATATCGACGAGGAGCGGCGGATCGCAAGCGTGACCGTCCCGGAGCGCATGCTCTCGCTGGCCATCGGGCGCGAGGGCCAGAACGCCCGGCTCGCGGCCAAGCTCAGCGGCTGGCGGATCGACATCCGGAGCGACGTCTCCGTCGCCGAGGCGAAGGCCGCAGCGGAGGCGAAGGTCACCGACGCCCCGGCCGCTGGCGAGGCCCCGGCCGCCGCGGTTGCTGGCGAGGCCCCGGCCGCTGGCGAGGCCCCGGCCGCCGCGGTTGCGGACGCGCTGCCGGCCGATCCCCCGACGACGCGGCCGGCGAGGGCGAAGCGATCGCCGGCATCGACCGCGGGCGGGGAGGTGGCGTCGTAG
- the ispG gene encoding flavodoxin-dependent (E)-4-hydroxy-3-methylbut-2-enyl-diphosphate synthase — protein MSGAVDPSSLRPRRRPSVSVDVGGVLVGSAHPVVVQSMTNTDTADADATAIQVARLAHAGSQLVRVTVNTEAAAAAVPEMIARVRGLGVDVPVIGDFHYNGHLLLARHPATAALLAKYRINPGNVGAKRHDENFATIVRIAIDNDRPVRIGVNWGSLDQALLTELMNENARSSEPADAREVMIRAMVESAIRSAELAESVGLHHDRMILSAKVSGVRDLVDVYRRLAARTDLPLHLGLTEAGMGDKGIVSSTAGLAILLDEGIGDTIRVSLTPEPGAPREREVEIAQQVLQSLGIRSFLPQVSACPGCGRTTSTFFQEMARDIQVYLRDRMPTWRLSHPGVEDLRVAVMGCVVNGPGESKHADIGISLPGTFEEPVAPVFVDGKLDRTLRGDRIVGEFTELLESYVERRFPSVSTAAPLAGA, from the coding sequence ATGAGCGGCGCAGTCGACCCGAGCTCGCTCCGCCCGCGGCGTCGTCCCAGCGTCAGCGTCGACGTCGGCGGCGTCCTCGTCGGGAGCGCCCATCCGGTCGTCGTCCAGTCGATGACGAACACGGACACCGCGGACGCCGACGCGACCGCGATCCAGGTCGCCCGGCTCGCGCACGCGGGCTCGCAGCTCGTGCGGGTGACGGTGAACACGGAGGCCGCAGCTGCCGCCGTGCCGGAGATGATCGCCAGGGTCCGCGGCCTCGGGGTGGACGTCCCGGTCATCGGCGATTTCCACTACAACGGCCACCTCCTGCTCGCCCGCCATCCGGCGACCGCGGCCCTCCTGGCGAAGTACCGCATCAACCCCGGCAACGTCGGCGCGAAGCGGCACGACGAGAACTTCGCGACGATCGTCCGCATCGCCATCGACAACGACCGGCCGGTCCGCATCGGCGTGAACTGGGGTTCGCTCGACCAGGCACTCCTCACCGAGCTCATGAACGAGAACGCCCGATCGTCGGAGCCCGCCGACGCCCGGGAGGTGATGATCCGGGCGATGGTCGAATCGGCGATCCGTTCGGCCGAGCTCGCCGAGTCGGTGGGCCTCCACCATGACCGGATGATCCTCTCGGCGAAGGTGTCCGGCGTCCGCGACCTCGTCGATGTCTACCGCCGCCTCGCGGCCCGCACGGACCTGCCGCTCCACCTCGGCCTCACGGAGGCGGGCATGGGCGACAAGGGGATCGTCTCGTCCACCGCCGGCCTCGCGATCCTCCTCGACGAGGGGATCGGCGACACGATCCGCGTCTCCCTCACGCCCGAGCCCGGTGCGCCGCGCGAGCGCGAGGTGGAGATCGCCCAGCAGGTCCTCCAGTCGCTCGGCATCCGTTCGTTCCTGCCACAGGTGAGCGCGTGTCCGGGCTGCGGTCGAACGACCTCGACGTTCTTCCAGGAGATGGCGCGCGACATCCAGGTCTATCTCCGCGACCGGATGCCCACCTGGCGCCTGTCGCATCCGGGCGTCGAGGACCTGCGGGTCGCCGTCATGGGCTGCGTCGTCAATGGACCCGGGGAGAGCAAGCACGCCGACATCGGGATCAGCCTGCCGGGGACGTTCGAGGAGCCGGTGGCGCCGGTCTTCGTCGACGGAAAGCTCGACCGGACGCTGCGCGGCGACCGGATCGTGGGCGAGTTCACCGAGCTGCTCGAGTCGTATGTCGAGCGGCGCTTCCCGTCCGTGAGCACGGCCGCACCGCTCGCCGGGGCCTGA
- a CDS encoding RIP metalloprotease has translation MTVLTDLAQSAITLVVFVLILGVLVIVHELGHFAMARIARVRVLEFGIGFPPRARVLRSHGETLYTLNWLPLGGFVKLEGEEGGSDDPHSFSRAGLPLKLVILVAGVAMNVLLAVAIFTTIGWLPGQTGALGFRVVQTGSPAALAGLQGTGASSDPAAGDRVVSVDGQSFHDFDGGGRMIDLLRSRAGHTVTLGVLHPSGTTDTIVVKLRSPAALDATHGPLGISGATFTALATPFTRSPADALAFGLARTGEAFGLIASGLGQLGDAIVNRPTQAPPVQGPVGIAVGVGDVFWQQGPIATLYLAGLLSANLALVNILPLPPLDGGRMLVLALKAIVGKRLSLQIERLTYLVGFGVLMAFLAWITFFDIARQIGGGG, from the coding sequence GTGACCGTTCTCACGGACCTTGCGCAGAGCGCGATCACCCTCGTCGTCTTCGTCCTCATCCTCGGCGTCCTCGTGATCGTCCACGAGCTTGGCCATTTCGCCATGGCCCGGATCGCGCGAGTCCGCGTCCTCGAGTTCGGGATCGGGTTCCCGCCGCGCGCCCGCGTCCTGCGCTCACATGGCGAGACGCTCTACACGCTCAACTGGCTGCCGCTCGGTGGCTTCGTCAAGCTCGAAGGAGAGGAGGGCGGATCGGACGATCCACATTCCTTCTCGCGAGCCGGACTCCCGCTCAAGCTCGTCATCCTCGTCGCGGGCGTGGCGATGAACGTGCTGCTCGCGGTTGCGATCTTCACCACCATCGGCTGGCTGCCCGGGCAGACCGGGGCGCTCGGCTTCCGCGTCGTGCAGACCGGATCGCCAGCGGCCCTCGCCGGCCTCCAGGGCACCGGGGCGTCGTCCGATCCGGCGGCGGGCGACCGGGTCGTCAGCGTGGACGGTCAGTCGTTCCACGACTTCGACGGCGGTGGCCGGATGATCGATCTTCTCCGATCGCGGGCCGGGCACACCGTGACGCTCGGCGTGCTCCATCCGAGCGGCACGACCGACACGATCGTGGTCAAGCTCCGCTCGCCCGCCGCCCTCGATGCCACGCACGGACCGCTCGGCATCTCGGGAGCCACGTTCACGGCTCTCGCGACGCCGTTCACCCGCTCACCGGCCGACGCCCTCGCCTTCGGCCTTGCCCGAACCGGTGAAGCGTTCGGCCTCATCGCCTCGGGGCTCGGTCAGCTCGGAGACGCGATCGTCAACCGCCCGACGCAAGCGCCGCCCGTTCAGGGCCCGGTCGGCATCGCGGTCGGTGTCGGCGACGTCTTCTGGCAGCAGGGTCCCATCGCGACGCTCTACCTGGCCGGACTGCTGTCGGCGAATCTCGCCCTCGTGAACATCCTTCCGCTGCCGCCGCTCGACGGCGGACGGATGCTCGTCCTCGCCCTCAAGGCGATCGTCGGGAAGCGGCTGTCGCTGCAGATCGAACGGTTGACGTATCTCGTCGGCTTCGGTGTCCTCATGGCCTTCCTCGCCTGGATCACGTTCTTCGACATCGCCCGCCAGATCGGCGGCGGGGGATGA
- a CDS encoding 1-deoxy-D-xylulose-5-phosphate reductoisomerase, with protein sequence MSSPSSADRREPIRVALLGSTGSIGRQAVDVLSRLGDGFRVVALAAGRDAALLGEQALRLRPSMVALRDPGALAGLDLPAGIARLGGDEALEAIARRDDVDLVLVGTSGLVGLRATLAALAAGRVVATANKETLVAAGHLAMPLVRARAAARAAADPTDPFASPLAWLRPIDSEHSAIWQCLAGERMADVARLVLTASGGPFLDTSAAELATVTPELALRHPTWRMGAKITVDSATLANKGLEVIEAHWLYDVGYDAIDVVVHPQSVVHSAVVFVDGSLKAQLGTPDMRLPIQYALTFPDRRVSPSTAPDLVAVGSLTFRRPDVTRFPALAIAREAGLIGPRATAAFIVADELAVGRFLDGTLSFGGIPRLLDDAVERFGLGPDQHPDVDGLAALEREIRAAFAAPHANAAAEGAPG encoded by the coding sequence ATGTCGTCGCCGTCGTCCGCTGATCGTCGGGAACCGATCCGGGTCGCCCTCCTCGGCTCCACCGGGTCGATCGGTCGGCAGGCCGTCGACGTCCTCTCCCGGCTCGGCGACGGATTCCGCGTCGTCGCCCTCGCTGCCGGCCGCGACGCGGCGCTCCTCGGGGAGCAGGCGCTTCGCCTCCGTCCGTCGATGGTGGCCCTCCGCGATCCGGGTGCCCTCGCCGGGCTCGACCTCCCGGCCGGGATCGCGCGGCTCGGCGGCGACGAGGCCCTCGAGGCGATCGCGCGCCGCGACGACGTCGATCTCGTCCTCGTCGGGACGTCCGGCCTCGTCGGACTGCGGGCGACGCTTGCCGCGCTCGCGGCCGGGCGGGTCGTCGCCACGGCGAACAAGGAGACCCTCGTCGCCGCTGGCCACCTCGCGATGCCGCTCGTCCGAGCCCGCGCCGCCGCGCGCGCCGCAGCCGACCCGACCGATCCGTTCGCCTCGCCGCTCGCGTGGCTCCGGCCCATCGATTCGGAGCACTCGGCGATCTGGCAGTGCCTTGCCGGCGAACGGATGGCCGATGTCGCGCGACTGGTCCTCACCGCCTCCGGCGGTCCGTTCCTCGACACGTCCGCGGCCGAACTCGCCACCGTGACCCCCGAACTGGCGCTTCGCCACCCCACCTGGCGGATGGGCGCGAAGATCACGGTCGACTCGGCCACCCTTGCCAACAAGGGTCTCGAGGTGATCGAGGCGCACTGGCTGTACGATGTCGGCTACGACGCGATCGACGTCGTCGTCCATCCGCAGAGCGTCGTCCACTCGGCCGTCGTGTTCGTGGACGGGTCGCTCAAGGCCCAGCTGGGCACGCCGGACATGCGCCTCCCCATCCAGTACGCCCTCACCTTCCCCGACCGCCGCGTCTCGCCTTCGACTGCGCCGGACCTCGTCGCCGTCGGCTCACTCACGTTCCGGCGGCCGGACGTGACCCGGTTCCCCGCCCTCGCGATCGCTCGCGAGGCCGGCCTCATCGGACCCCGTGCGACCGCCGCGTTCATCGTCGCCGACGAGCTCGCCGTGGGCCGGTTCCTCGACGGGACCCTCAGCTTCGGCGGGATCCCTCGGCTGCTCGACGATGCTGTCGAGCGGTTCGGACTCGGCCCGGACCAGCACCCGGACGTCGACGGACTCGCCGCCCTGGAACGAGAGATCCGCGCCGCGTTCGCGGCGCCTCACGCGAACGCGGCCGCTGAAGGAGCCCCTGGGTGA
- a CDS encoding phosphatidate cytidylyltransferase — protein MEQRAASAAVFVPPLLVVLLLGMPWIAIGLAALAAVGAIEVYRILDRAGIPSLPILGAALAAAIVLAAAAPVELADKAALVLGIGVVLIAIGSFARPDPAEGLRSWIGTLFGAVYVGLLGSIARLGLVAPTVPSGSVLAGLGADRGWILLLVLTVWAYDSGAYLVGRWIGRDRFLVHLSPSKSYQGLVGGVVAATVVASLLLAALGQAPLGGVLLGPLTALAAQAGDLAESMLKRAGGVKDAGSLIPGHGGVLDRLDSFLFAAPVVTLYVVAVVR, from the coding sequence GTGGAGCAGCGCGCGGCGAGCGCGGCGGTGTTCGTCCCACCGCTCCTCGTCGTCCTCCTCCTCGGCATGCCGTGGATCGCGATCGGCCTCGCCGCCCTCGCGGCCGTCGGGGCGATCGAGGTGTACCGGATCCTCGACCGGGCCGGCATCCCGTCGCTGCCGATCCTCGGTGCGGCGCTCGCCGCCGCGATCGTGCTCGCGGCGGCGGCGCCGGTCGAACTCGCGGACAAGGCGGCCCTTGTCCTCGGGATCGGCGTCGTCCTCATCGCGATCGGCTCCTTCGCCCGGCCGGACCCCGCTGAGGGACTCCGCTCGTGGATCGGGACGCTGTTCGGCGCGGTGTACGTCGGACTGCTCGGCTCGATCGCCCGCCTCGGCCTTGTCGCGCCGACCGTGCCATCGGGGTCGGTCCTCGCCGGCCTCGGAGCGGATCGCGGCTGGATCCTCCTGCTCGTGCTCACCGTCTGGGCGTACGACAGCGGGGCATATCTCGTCGGCCGCTGGATCGGCCGGGATCGCTTCCTCGTCCACCTGTCGCCCTCGAAGTCCTATCAGGGCCTCGTCGGCGGTGTCGTCGCGGCGACGGTCGTCGCTTCGCTCCTGCTCGCGGCGCTCGGTCAGGCCCCGCTCGGCGGTGTCCTGCTCGGACCCCTGACTGCGCTCGCGGCACAGGCCGGCGACCTCGCGGAGTCGATGCTCAAGCGGGCCGGGGGGGTGAAGGACGCGGGATCGCTCATCCCGGGCCACGGCGGTGTCCTCGACCGCCTCGACTCGTTCCTCTTCGCTGCACCGGTCGTGACACTGTATGTCGTCGCCGTCGTCCGCTGA
- the uppS gene encoding di-trans,poly-cis-decaprenylcistransferase, with translation MDGNRRWARDHDVTDLEGHAAGVEAIRAVLRHAVRRRIPVLTLYAFSRENWARSDDEVSGLFTLLEGALRDETAELRSEGVRVRLLGRIGELPVGTRESIGGALAETSGGDRLLLNIAFNYAGRTELVDAFRRLAASGIPPDEIDEAAISGALYTAGLPDPDLVIRTGREQRLSNFLIWQAAYAELYTSDLLWPDFGPDAFDAAVAEFARRTRRFGR, from the coding sequence ATGGACGGCAACCGACGCTGGGCCCGCGACCATGACGTCACGGACCTCGAGGGGCATGCCGCGGGCGTCGAGGCGATCCGTGCCGTCCTCCGCCACGCGGTCCGGCGGAGGATCCCGGTCCTCACCCTCTATGCGTTCAGTCGCGAGAACTGGGCGCGCTCCGACGACGAGGTGAGCGGACTCTTCACGCTCCTCGAAGGCGCGCTCCGCGACGAGACCGCCGAGCTGCGCTCGGAGGGCGTCCGGGTGCGACTCCTCGGTCGGATCGGCGAGCTGCCGGTCGGGACCCGAGAGTCCATTGGCGGCGCGCTCGCAGAGACCTCGGGCGGGGACCGGCTTCTCCTCAACATCGCCTTCAACTACGCGGGTCGGACCGAGCTCGTCGACGCCTTCCGGCGCCTCGCCGCCAGTGGGATCCCTCCGGACGAGATCGACGAGGCGGCGATCTCCGGTGCGCTCTACACGGCCGGTCTGCCGGATCCGGATCTCGTCATCCGGACCGGACGCGAGCAACGACTGTCGAACTTCCTCATCTGGCAGGCCGCCTACGCCGAGCTCTACACGAGCGACCTCCTCTGGCCGGACTTCGGCCCCGACGCGTTCGACGCCGCGGTCGCCGAGTTCGCCCGCCGAACGCGGCGGTTCGGCCGCTGA
- the frr gene encoding ribosome recycling factor: MSSEVIGNADRKMGRAVEAMERDFAGIRTGRASTALVERIHVDYYGTQTPLNQLAGISVPEAHQIVIQPWDRGVLGAIEKAIQKSDIGLVPNVDGTVVRLNIPPLTEERRRDIVKLVHKRMEEARVEIRNLRREASDLLKREERDGALGVDDAHRELDAIQKLTDRHTGEVDRIGAHKEQEVLEV, from the coding sequence ATGAGCTCCGAGGTCATCGGCAACGCGGACCGCAAGATGGGCCGCGCGGTCGAGGCGATGGAGCGCGATTTCGCCGGGATCCGCACCGGGCGCGCCTCGACGGCGCTCGTCGAGCGGATCCACGTCGACTACTACGGCACCCAGACGCCGCTCAACCAGCTCGCCGGGATCAGCGTCCCGGAGGCCCACCAGATCGTCATCCAGCCGTGGGACCGCGGCGTCCTCGGAGCGATCGAGAAGGCGATCCAGAAGAGCGATATCGGCCTCGTTCCGAACGTCGACGGAACGGTCGTGCGACTCAACATCCCGCCCTTGACGGAGGAGCGGCGGCGCGACATCGTCAAGCTCGTCCACAAGCGGATGGAGGAGGCGCGCGTCGAGATCCGCAACCTCCGCCGGGAGGCGAGCGACCTTCTCAAGCGTGAGGAGCGCGACGGGGCACTCGGAGTGGACGATGCGCATCGCGAGCTCGACGCGATCCAGAAGCTCACCGATCGCCACACGGGCGAGGTCGACAGGATCGGTGCCCACAAGGAGCAGGAGGTCCTCGAGGTCTAG
- a CDS encoding UMP kinase has protein sequence MRYRRILLKLSGEALLGDRAYGVDPAFCSFIAHQVAEVRGLGVEMGIVVGGGNIFRGLAAAAKGMDRATGDYIGMLATVMNALALQDALERAGVQTRVMSAIGMNEVAEPYIRRRAVRHLEKGRVVILAAGTGNPYFTTDTAAALRAVEIGAEVILKATKVDGVYDADPLTHPNAKRYDRLSYGDVLRDRLRVLDATAVSLCMENDLPIVVFDLNRPDNITRVARGEAVGTLIGATPSGAPAA, from the coding sequence ATCCGCTACCGACGGATCCTGCTCAAGCTCTCCGGCGAGGCGTTGCTCGGCGATCGCGCCTACGGCGTGGATCCCGCGTTCTGCTCGTTCATCGCCCATCAGGTCGCCGAGGTCCGCGGCCTCGGCGTGGAGATGGGGATCGTCGTGGGCGGTGGCAACATCTTCCGCGGCCTCGCGGCAGCCGCCAAGGGCATGGATCGCGCGACCGGCGACTACATCGGCATGCTCGCGACCGTCATGAACGCGCTGGCGCTCCAGGACGCCCTCGAGCGGGCGGGTGTCCAGACCCGGGTCATGAGTGCCATTGGGATGAACGAGGTCGCCGAGCCGTACATCCGCCGCCGGGCGGTCCGTCACCTGGAAAAGGGTCGAGTCGTCATCCTCGCGGCCGGGACGGGCAACCCGTACTTCACCACGGACACGGCGGCTGCCCTGCGCGCGGTCGAGATCGGAGCCGAGGTGATCCTCAAGGCGACGAAGGTGGACGGGGTGTATGACGCCGATCCGCTGACCCATCCGAACGCGAAGCGGTACGACCGCCTCAGCTATGGCGACGTGCTTCGCGACCGGCTGCGCGTCCTCGACGCCACGGCTGTAAGCCTCTGCATGGAGAACGACCTCCCAATCGTCGTGTTCGACCTGAACCGCCCGGACAACATCACCCGGGTCGCGCGCGGTGAGGCGGTCGGGACCCTCATCGGGGCGACGCCGAGCGGGGCCCCGGCGGCATGA
- the tsf gene encoding translation elongation factor Ts: MAEISAAAVKELRERTGAGFMDCKRALEETGGVVEAAVALLRERGQAAAAKKAGRDARDGLVGSYIHTGGRIGVLIEVNCETDFVARTERYQKLVRDLAIQVAGLRPEYVDVDHIPAAVLEAKRAELLADETVQKKPEAIRAQIVDGQLKKWYTQVCLLDQPFRDTEMTVRELVTDAIATIGENIRVRRFVRYELGEEL, translated from the coding sequence ATGGCGGAGATCTCGGCGGCCGCGGTCAAGGAACTGCGCGAGCGGACCGGTGCCGGGTTCATGGATTGCAAGCGAGCCCTCGAGGAGACGGGCGGGGTCGTCGAGGCCGCCGTCGCCCTGCTGCGGGAGCGTGGTCAGGCCGCGGCCGCGAAGAAGGCCGGTCGCGACGCACGGGACGGTCTCGTCGGCAGCTACATCCACACGGGCGGACGGATCGGCGTCCTCATCGAGGTGAATTGCGAGACGGACTTCGTGGCCCGCACCGAGCGGTACCAGAAGCTCGTCCGCGACCTCGCCATCCAGGTCGCCGGACTGCGTCCCGAGTACGTCGACGTCGATCACATCCCGGCAGCGGTCCTCGAGGCGAAGCGGGCAGAGCTCCTCGCCGATGAGACCGTGCAGAAGAAGCCCGAGGCGATCCGCGCCCAGATCGTCGACGGCCAGCTGAAGAAGTGGTACACGCAGGTATGCCTCCTCGATCAGCCGTTCCGCGATACCGAGATGACGGTCCGCGAGCTGGTGACCGACGCCATCGCGACCATCGGCGAGAACATCCGTGTCCGACGCTTCGTCCGCTACGAACTCGGGGAGGAGTTGTGA
- the rpsB gene encoding 30S ribosomal protein S2 codes for MPTVSMRQLLEAGIHFGHQTRRWNPKMRPFIFAERNGIHIIDLAQTVKRLDVALDAVRETVGRGETVLFVGTKKQAQEPIAQEATRAGQLYVNKRWLGGMLTNFVTIKKRIGLLEQLEARQAAGDFERMTKKEAAKLTEELSKLNLTLGGIRRMKRLPGMIFIVDPHRERIAVTEAIKLEIPITGTGDTNVDPDELDYIIPGNDDAIRAIRLVCSLVADACIEGARERAARLASEPDEVAEAAPVALDEFDDSAADAYVAALAGGAALTFEPDEDDLLPGAHRAADVPEVVAPEASADEIAAELAREAAEKAEAADGAGDPVVAVEASVGGVVAG; via the coding sequence GTGCCCACCGTGTCGATGCGGCAGCTGCTCGAGGCCGGCATCCATTTCGGCCACCAGACGCGCCGCTGGAATCCCAAGATGCGCCCGTTCATCTTCGCGGAGCGCAACGGGATCCACATCATCGACCTCGCCCAGACCGTCAAGCGGCTCGACGTGGCCCTCGACGCCGTGCGCGAGACCGTCGGCCGGGGCGAGACCGTCCTGTTCGTCGGCACGAAGAAGCAGGCCCAGGAGCCGATCGCCCAGGAGGCGACGCGCGCCGGTCAGCTCTACGTCAACAAGCGCTGGCTCGGCGGGATGCTGACGAACTTCGTGACGATCAAGAAGCGGATCGGGCTGCTCGAACAGCTCGAGGCACGTCAGGCGGCGGGCGACTTCGAGCGGATGACGAAGAAGGAAGCGGCGAAGCTCACCGAGGAGCTCTCGAAGCTCAACCTCACCCTCGGCGGGATCCGGCGAATGAAGCGCCTGCCCGGCATGATCTTCATCGTCGATCCACACCGCGAGCGGATCGCCGTGACCGAGGCCATCAAGCTCGAGATCCCGATCACGGGCACGGGCGACACGAACGTCGATCCGGACGAGCTCGACTACATCATCCCCGGCAACGACGATGCGATCCGGGCGATCCGGCTCGTGTGCTCGCTCGTGGCGGACGCGTGCATCGAGGGTGCCCGCGAGCGCGCGGCCCGGCTTGCCTCGGAGCCGGACGAGGTCGCCGAGGCGGCCCCCGTCGCCCTCGACGAGTTCGACGACAGCGCCGCGGATGCCTACGTCGCCGCTCTCGCCGGCGGCGCCGCCCTGACGTTCGAGCCGGATGAGGATGACCTCCTGCCCGGCGCCCATCGCGCCGCGGATGTGCCGGAGGTGGTCGCTCCGGAGGCCTCGGCCGACGAGATCGCCGCAGAGCTCGCCCGCGAGGCGGCGGAGAAGGCCGAGGCCGCCGACGGGGCGGGCGATCCAGTGGTCGCGGTCGAGGCATCCGTCGGCGGTGTCGTGGCGGGCTGA
- a CDS encoding YraN family protein: MSTLAQDRGAAAEDLVAARLEAAGWTPLGRNVRLGRDELDLVAIDPGPPAALVIVEVRWRGRRDFGLVEESFDRAKRARIRRAIGRLMASDRLANGRSLPHLPLRVDLVVVEPGLDATRPPRVRHHRAVLAGS, from the coding sequence ATGAGCACCCTGGCCCAGGATCGCGGAGCGGCGGCGGAGGACCTCGTGGCGGCGCGCCTCGAGGCCGCCGGGTGGACGCCGCTCGGCCGGAACGTCCGGCTCGGGCGGGATGAGCTCGACCTCGTCGCGATCGATCCCGGTCCGCCTGCCGCGCTCGTCATCGTCGAGGTCCGCTGGCGCGGCCGTCGCGACTTCGGACTCGTCGAGGAGTCCTTCGATCGGGCGAAGCGGGCCCGCATCCGGCGGGCGATCGGACGACTCATGGCATCGGATCGGCTGGCGAACGGTCGGTCGCTGCCGCATCTCCCGTTGCGGGTGGATCTCGTCGTCGTCGAACCGGGCCTGGACGCGACGCGACCGCCGCGGGTCCGCCACCATCGGGCGGTCCTCGCCGGATCGTGA